TGCAAAGCGTGTTAAATAAACGGCCTCCTCAACTGCTGAGTCGCCCCCTCCAATAACGACAAGCTCTTTCTCCTTAAAGAAGGCGCCATCACACACAGCACAGTAAGAAACACCTCTACCACTCAATTCTTCTTCACCAGGTACACCTAATTTTTTGTATTTAGCACCTGTTGTAATAATGACTGCGCGAGCTTTATATTCACCATTTCCTGTGACGATTCGTTTATATTCTCTTCCATCGATAATCTCTTTCACATCGCCATAAACATATTCAGCGCCGAATTTTTTAGCATGGTCAAACATTTTTGTAGATAAATCAGGACCTAATATATGATCGTATCCTGGATAATTTTCAACGTCTTCAGTATTCGCCATCTGACCACCTGGCATCCCCCGCTCTAACATAGCAGTGCTCAGATTAGCCCGAGACGTGTAGACGGCTGCCGTCATTCCTGCAGGACCTGCCCCAATGATGATAACATCGTAAATTTTTTCCTCGCTCATGATCTCACTCCCTAGCGTTTGTCGTGCGTTGTTTTTCTTGTCATGTTTTTATACTATTCAAATTAATAAAAGAAGTCCAAGAAGTTGCTCACAGAGTTATCCGGCATTTCTTTTGATAGTTTAAACGCTTGTGACGCAGTTCATGCTACTTTCAACCATTCGGATTTGAAAATTAACGGTAAAGGAACTGTTTTCTATCATGAGACGGTTTGTTTCCTTTCTCAAGTTCACTTAATAAATATGTCATTAATCCTTGCTTCTTAACGTCTTCTTGACGAATGTCTTCCCAAATGTGCTTTGCCGTCTGCAGATCACCACAATGCCAGGCAAGAACCGCCATTTGATGTGTGATATGCGGTAACTTCGGTAAAGAATAATCGCCAAGTAATTTATCGTACCAAGCAAAAGCGTTCTTATACTCCCCTGTCATACTTAATACCCTAGCTAAATAGTGACAGTCCCAAGCATCGATAGGACGTAAATTCACAAGATTTTTCACCCACGTACATGCTTCTGGTTCTCTCTTCAAATGGAGTAAAACTGCCATTAAGCACTGAGCAAGAAAGTTAGGTTCCTCTTTTAATAATAAGTTCTTTAGTATATTTTCTGCATCGTGCCACTCATTTTGATATATTAAGGCTTCAGCAAGATAAACGTACATATTCCAATTATCAGGCTCTTCCCCAATTAGCTTTCTTGCTTCTTGTTCAGCCTCTGAAAAATCGCCACAGTTTAATAATGCAATGAGTTTAAATTCTCCATACATCTTTTGCTGCTCAGGTAACTGTTCACGGTTCGTGTTCTCTTGCTTTTCAATCATATCCAGAAGGGATTCAGCATCGTCCGCAAACTCTCCATCCTCATCCATCTTTAAATAATCTTCTAAGTTTTCTTTTGCCTCTTCAAATTCTCCTAAATGGGCGAGATTGTTAGCCATAAAAAAATAGCACTCACTCATATCAGGGGCTACGTCATACTTAATTTTGTGAAGCCATTCATTTGAACGATCGTAATTGCCTTGTTCTGATAACACAATAGCGAGCTGACACATAAAAACAGGCTCTTCCGGATCTAAGCGGATAGCCCGTTCAAAGTGCACGATAGCTTTTTCAATTTGTTTATTTTGGTAGGCTTCAATTCCTTTTTTATAAAAATAACCGCCGTCCTGTATAAAAGGGATAACGCGTCCCTTTTTTGCCCTCGTTTCAATTTCTGGCATATATGTGTGCCCCCATTCTTTCACTTTACTCATAAAAAAGCGTTAAATTGACTTATTTCCCCATATTTCGTCTATTCTATTTGCAGTATAACACGCTTATAGTAGTGTAACAACGAATCACGCTTAAAAGGCTCTCGAACAATGAAGATTCATTGACTTTTTAAGCAATAGGTGGGGTGAGGGCGCATTCTATAGTGTTTTAACATTGAACGGCTTACAAGTATCACAAAACCATTGGGAACTGAACCTACCGAGTGGTTAAATACTCACAGTTTCTTCCCTGTATGACGGTCAGCCAGCCTCTGTAAAACAGCATCAAGTGATAGTTTTTGTTCCTGAAGAAGAACAAGCCAATGATAAAGGAGATCCGCACTCTCCCAAGTAAGCTCTTCTTTATCACGATTTTTTGCCGCTATAATGACTTCTGCCGCTTCTTCACCGACTTTTTTTAAAATTTTATCGACACCTTCATTGAATAAATATGTCGTATAAGCGCCTTCTGGTAATGTTACCTCTCGCTCAGCAATGATACGTTCAAGTTCCTCAATGATAGTGAATCTTCCAGGAACTGCATGATCGTCTGATTGTTTATCAGTTGCTGACCAAAGCTGCTCAGAGAAACAGCTTATATCTCCCTTATGACAAGCTGGTCCTTTCGGCGTTACTAGAACAACAAGGGCATCTTGATCACAATCATAGCGAATTTCCTTCACCGTTTGTGTGTGCCCTGATGTAGCTCCTTTATGCCATAATTCTTGTCGAGATCGGCTGTAAAACCACGTTTCACCTGTTGCACTCGTTTTCTTTAGTGATTCTTTTGACATATAAGCCAACGTAAGGACTTGTTTCGTCTTATGATCTTGCACAATTGCAGGTATTAATCCATTTTCGTCAAATGATAAGTGATCGATATTCATCGAATGTCCAGCCCCTTTTCTTTTAAGAACTTTTTCACTTCAGCTACAGACGTCTCGCGGTAATGAAAAATGGAGGCTGCTAAAGCGGCATCTGCTTTGCCATTCGTAAATACATCGTAAAAATGTTTCTGATTCCCGGCACCACCAGAGGCGATCACCGGGACAGACACTGCCTCGCTCACTTTTTTCGTTAGTGCTTCATCAAAGCCTTGCTTTTCCCCATCTTCATCCATACTTGTGACTAAAAGCTCTCCTGCACCTTGGGATACAGCTTCTCGTGCCCAAGTGATCACCTCACGCTCAGTCTTCCTTCGCCCACCGTGCGTATAGACAAACCAAGATGAACGTGTCTCATCCCATTTCGCATCGATCGCGACAACAATGCATTGTGAACCGAAAAAATCTGCCCCTTCACGAATAAGCTCCGGCCGGGTCACCGCTGCTGTGTTTAACGATACTTTATCCGCACCGGCGCGTAAAATACGTTTCATATCTTCCAGCGTATTAATGCCGCCACCGACGGTAAATGGAATAGCAAGTGTTCCGGCTACCTCCTCAACCACATCCACCATTGTTTCTCTGCCTTCATGTGACGCTGAAATGTCAAGGAATACTAATTCGTCCGCACCTTGCTCATCATAAAAGGCGGCTAATTCAACAGGATCTCCAGCATCACGTAAGTTGACAAACTGGACGCCTTTTACGACTCTACCTTCTTTCACATCAAGACATGGGATAATTCGTTTCGTAAGCATTAACGATTCACCTCTTTAAGAGCCACTTCTAGATGAATACGATCAGTGTAGAGTGCTTTACCAATAATAGCACCTGCTATGCCACTATCCTTCTTAGCCAGCAGTTCCTTTAAATCAGTCATGCTACTGACTCCACCTGAGGCAATGACCTGCTTGTTTGTTGCTTGTCCTAAGCTAGCAATAGCTGCAACATTTGGACCTGATAGCATGCCGTCCCTAGCTATATCCGTCATAATAAACGTCTCTGCACCTTCCTCAGCCAGTGCTTTCCCAAGCTCTTCTGCTTTTACTTTAGATGTTTGCAACCAACCATGTGTCGCCACATACCCATCCCTTGCGTCAATCCCGATAGCAATACGTTTTCCACCATATTCACGAAGCATGTCTTTGACAAACTCGGGATCGGAAATAGCCGAACTTCCAAGAATGACACGAGATACACCTGCTTCTAAGTAAGTTTCAATATCTTTTTGTCGTCGAATCCCTCCGCCAATTTGAATATTAGCTGAAAGCTCACGTGCTGTTTTTATCACGTCTTGATGGTTAACGGGGCGGCCTTCTTTCGCTCCATCCAGATCAACCATATGGATCCAATTGGCACCTTTTTTCTCAAAGCTTGCTGCCATGTCAAAAGGGGAGTCACCATAAACGGTTTCTTTATCATAATCCCCTTGCATAAGGCGGACACATTTGCCCCCACGTATATCGATAGCCGGGTAAATGGTAAAATTACTCATTGGTTGCCCCTCCCTTTTGATTTACATAGTTTCTCAGCATGCGCATCCCGACCTCGCTACTTTTTTCCGGATGAAATTGCGTCCCCCAAACCGATTTCTTCGCCACGACTGCAGGTACTTGCTCCCCGCCATAATCAGTTGTAGCCACTAGGACATCACGTTCTTTTGCATTAACGAAATAAGAATGGACGAAATAGACGTATCCTTCTGGGACATCATGAAGGATCGGATGAGCGGCTTTATTAAATTTTAACCGGTTCCATCCCATGTGAGGAATTTTATGGGCGCCTTCTCTAAAACGCGTCACATGACCAGGAAGTAAATTTAAGCCAGTTGAAAGGCCATTTTCCTCACTTTTTTCAAATAATAACTGCATGCCTAAGCAAATACCGAGCAAGGGATTCCCTTTACATGCCCATTCTTTAATAAATACGTCAAGCTGTCTCTTTTCAAGCTCAATCATCCCATCTTTAAAGGAACCTACACCTGGTAAGATAAGTTTTGTGGCCTTTTCCAGCTCATGAGGATCTTCAGAAAGAAAACTGCTATGCCCTAGTCTTTCAAGCGCTTTCGTGACACTGTGTAAGTTCCCCATACCGTAGTCAATAATGCCGATCATGATAAGCTTCCTTTCGTTGAGGGAATGCCTTTTACTCGCGAGTCTAATTGTGTTGCTTCATCTAGAGCACGACCGAGGGCTTTAAAGATGGCTTCAATAATATGGTGCGTATTCGTCCCATAGTGAATGATCACATGGAGGTTCATACGGGCCTCTAACGCCAACTTCCATAAAAATTCCTCTATCAGCTCCGTGTCGAACGTACCCACTTTTGCTTTAGGCAATTCACCACGGAATTCAAAGTGAGGGCGGTTGCTCAAGTCAATCACTACTTGGGCTAAGGCATCATCCATAGGAACAAAGGCATTACCATAGCGGCGAATTCCCTTTTTATCAGCTAATGCTTCTTTCAGTGCTTCGCCTAGAACGATCCCAATATCTTCTGTTGTATGGTGGTCATCAATGTCCACATCACCGTTTGCTGTTAAGCTGAGATCGAATAACCCGTGCCTTGTAAATAAATCAAGCATATGAGTCATAAAAGGGACGTCCGTCGTTAAATCAGCTGTTCCCTCCCCATCAATTGTATATGTTAGCTCAATCGTTGTTTCATTTGTTTTTCGCCTTTTACTTGCTTGTCGCTTTTCCATATTCCTTTAATCCTCCAATCTCTTCTCCACTGCTCGGGCGTGGGCTTCCAAATGTTCAAATCGAGCGAATTTAGCAATTTTAGGTGCCTGCGACTGAATTGCTTGTTTACTATAG
The Salipaludibacillus sp. LMS25 DNA segment above includes these coding regions:
- the trxB gene encoding thioredoxin-disulfide reductase, which codes for MSEEKIYDVIIIGAGPAGMTAAVYTSRANLSTAMLERGMPGGQMANTEDVENYPGYDHILGPDLSTKMFDHAKKFGAEYVYGDVKEIIDGREYKRIVTGNGEYKARAVIITTGAKYKKLGVPGEEELSGRGVSYCAVCDGAFFKEKELVVIGGGDSAVEEAVYLTRFASKVTVIHRRDELRAQKILQQRAFENEKISFIWSHVVKEINGENGKVSSVTLIDKTDGSEKEFKTDGAFIYIGMLPINEPFINLGITNEEGYVETNEDMETKVPGIFAAGDIREKMLRQIVTATGDGSIAAQSAQHYVENLLEDLRKSEQV
- a CDS encoding lipopolysaccharide assembly protein LapB; this encodes MSKVKEWGHTYMPEIETRAKKGRVIPFIQDGGYFYKKGIEAYQNKQIEKAIVHFERAIRLDPEEPVFMCQLAIVLSEQGNYDRSNEWLHKIKYDVAPDMSECYFFMANNLAHLGEFEEAKENLEDYLKMDEDGEFADDAESLLDMIEKQENTNREQLPEQQKMYGEFKLIALLNCGDFSEAEQEARKLIGEEPDNWNMYVYLAEALIYQNEWHDAENILKNLLLKEEPNFLAQCLMAVLLHLKREPEACTWVKNLVNLRPIDAWDCHYLARVLSMTGEYKNAFAWYDKLLGDYSLPKLPHITHQMAVLAWHCGDLQTAKHIWEDIRQEDVKKQGLMTYLLSELEKGNKPSHDRKQFLYR
- the hisIE gene encoding bifunctional phosphoribosyl-AMP cyclohydrolase/phosphoribosyl-ATP diphosphatase HisIE, with protein sequence MNIDHLSFDENGLIPAIVQDHKTKQVLTLAYMSKESLKKTSATGETWFYSRSRQELWHKGATSGHTQTVKEIRYDCDQDALVVLVTPKGPACHKGDISCFSEQLWSATDKQSDDHAVPGRFTIIEELERIIAEREVTLPEGAYTTYLFNEGVDKILKKVGEEAAEVIIAAKNRDKEELTWESADLLYHWLVLLQEQKLSLDAVLQRLADRHTGKKL
- the hisF gene encoding imidazole glycerol phosphate synthase subunit HisF encodes the protein MLTKRIIPCLDVKEGRVVKGVQFVNLRDAGDPVELAAFYDEQGADELVFLDISASHEGRETMVDVVEEVAGTLAIPFTVGGGINTLEDMKRILRAGADKVSLNTAAVTRPELIREGADFFGSQCIVVAIDAKWDETRSSWFVYTHGGRRKTEREVITWAREAVSQGAGELLVTSMDEDGEKQGFDEALTKKVSEAVSVPVIASGGAGNQKHFYDVFTNGKADAALAASIFHYRETSVAEVKKFLKEKGLDIR
- the hisA gene encoding 1-(5-phosphoribosyl)-5-[(5-phosphoribosylamino)methylideneamino]imidazole-4-carboxamide isomerase; protein product: MSNFTIYPAIDIRGGKCVRLMQGDYDKETVYGDSPFDMAASFEKKGANWIHMVDLDGAKEGRPVNHQDVIKTARELSANIQIGGGIRRQKDIETYLEAGVSRVILGSSAISDPEFVKDMLREYGGKRIAIGIDARDGYVATHGWLQTSKVKAEELGKALAEEGAETFIMTDIARDGMLSGPNVAAIASLGQATNKQVIASGGVSSMTDLKELLAKKDSGIAGAIIGKALYTDRIHLEVALKEVNR
- the hisH gene encoding imidazole glycerol phosphate synthase subunit HisH encodes the protein MIGIIDYGMGNLHSVTKALERLGHSSFLSEDPHELEKATKLILPGVGSFKDGMIELEKRQLDVFIKEWACKGNPLLGICLGMQLLFEKSEENGLSTGLNLLPGHVTRFREGAHKIPHMGWNRLKFNKAAHPILHDVPEGYVYFVHSYFVNAKERDVLVATTDYGGEQVPAVVAKKSVWGTQFHPEKSSEVGMRMLRNYVNQKGGATNE
- the hisB gene encoding imidazoleglycerol-phosphate dehydratase HisB, which codes for MEKRQASKRRKTNETTIELTYTIDGEGTADLTTDVPFMTHMLDLFTRHGLFDLSLTANGDVDIDDHHTTEDIGIVLGEALKEALADKKGIRRYGNAFVPMDDALAQVVIDLSNRPHFEFRGELPKAKVGTFDTELIEEFLWKLALEARMNLHVIIHYGTNTHHIIEAIFKALGRALDEATQLDSRVKGIPSTKGSLS